In the Phaeobacter gallaeciensis genome, one interval contains:
- a CDS encoding GlxA family transcriptional regulator: MKSAKNILQPEHRPLKCAVLVLDECNTLSFAAAVDPMRAANRLAGRCAFDWDYISATDEPPMLTSGLTVPTTPLSRLEGCELMIVVAGFQLARHATPSLLAGLRRIAGTGATIAGIDGGPWLMAEAGLLNDHPATTHWEDLENFSARFPDVDCRSDRFTVSDGRMTSGGATPAIEMMLHIISARHGAGFAARVAGLFLYDGAASMARPQSRLGGHKHNALTAKANALMEAALDDPMPLARIAESLGTSPRSLQQQFRLRLNTTPQDHYLQLRLAEARRLVTDTDLPLMDVAMATGFTSQSSFARAFRLAHGSSARDLRQERNETQSTAYSTADHAAQDHRPTTH, encoded by the coding sequence ATGAAATCCGCGAAAAACATCCTGCAACCCGAGCATCGCCCGCTGAAATGCGCGGTTCTGGTGCTGGACGAATGCAACACGCTGTCCTTTGCGGCAGCGGTCGACCCGATGCGCGCGGCCAACCGGCTAGCCGGTCGCTGTGCCTTTGACTGGGACTATATCAGCGCAACGGATGAGCCGCCGATGCTGACCAGTGGGCTGACAGTGCCGACCACGCCTCTGTCCCGGCTCGAAGGCTGTGAGCTGATGATCGTGGTGGCCGGATTCCAGCTGGCGCGCCACGCCACCCCCAGCCTGCTGGCCGGGCTGCGCCGCATTGCGGGCACAGGTGCCACCATTGCAGGCATCGACGGCGGTCCCTGGCTGATGGCCGAAGCGGGCCTGCTGAACGATCACCCCGCGACCACCCATTGGGAGGATCTGGAGAATTTCTCGGCCCGTTTCCCGGATGTGGATTGCCGCAGCGACCGTTTTACCGTGTCCGACGGACGGATGACCTCGGGCGGCGCCACCCCCGCAATCGAGATGATGTTGCATATCATCAGCGCCCGTCATGGCGCCGGATTTGCCGCCCGCGTCGCTGGTCTGTTCCTTTATGACGGGGCTGCCAGCATGGCCCGCCCGCAAAGCCGCCTTGGCGGACACAAGCACAACGCGCTGACGGCCAAGGCGAATGCATTGATGGAAGCAGCGCTGGATGATCCAATGCCACTTGCGCGCATTGCAGAAAGCCTCGGCACCAGCCCGCGCAGCCTGCAGCAGCAATTCCGCCTGCGCCTTAATACCACGCCGCAGGACCATTACCTGCAACTGCGCCTGGCCGAGGCGCGGCGGCTAGTGACCGATACCGATCTTCCGCTAATGGATGTGGCCATGGCCACGGGCTTCACCTCGCAATCGAGCTTTGCCCGCGCCTTCCGGCTGGCGCATGGCAGCTCGGCCCGGGATCTGCGCCAGGAGCGGAACGAAACGCAATCCACGGCCTATTCCACCGCGGACCACGCCGCGCAGGATCACCGCCCCACCACCCACTGA
- a CDS encoding MFS transporter, producing MRLILSFAALFLSVILLQLSAGGVGPLDAISGLTLGFDKQEIGLLGSAHFLGFFIGCWWAPRLMGTVGHSRAFAVCTALGAMGLIGHTLTEAPLAWAAMRIASGLSVAGCYTVIEAWMNAKVTNESRGRAMGTYRLADLIASLAAQMMIAVLPPASYVSYNLLALLCCAALLPLTLTRNSQPATPAAPRLRPGLAWRCSPLAVVGVIVAAIGAASFRMVGPIYGTEVGLELNQVAFFLAAFVLGGALAQYPVGWLADKYDRRWVLIWLSAAAIMSCGLTILISGQSTEATMMMAGLFGFTAFPVFSVSSAHANDFATSDERVELSAALMFFYALGAIAAPYVSSALISGYGPKALFAFIAVGHFGLILFGLSRMRSRPTPDERTNYVYAPRTSFTIGRLMKGSREKR from the coding sequence ATGCGCCTGATCCTTTCCTTTGCCGCCCTGTTCCTTTCTGTCATTCTGTTGCAGCTCTCTGCTGGCGGCGTCGGACCGCTGGATGCGATCTCGGGCCTGACGCTCGGCTTTGACAAGCAGGAAATCGGTCTACTGGGGTCTGCGCATTTTCTGGGCTTTTTCATCGGCTGCTGGTGGGCCCCACGGCTGATGGGCACGGTGGGCCATTCCCGCGCATTTGCCGTCTGCACCGCCCTCGGGGCGATGGGCCTGATCGGACACACCCTCACCGAAGCGCCGCTGGCCTGGGCCGCGATGCGCATCGCATCCGGGCTGTCGGTGGCTGGTTGTTACACGGTGATCGAAGCCTGGATGAACGCCAAGGTCACCAACGAAAGCCGTGGCCGGGCCATGGGCACCTACCGGCTGGCCGACCTGATCGCCTCCCTTGCGGCGCAGATGATGATCGCGGTACTGCCACCGGCCTCTTACGTCTCCTACAACCTTCTGGCCCTGCTCTGCTGCGCCGCGCTCTTGCCGCTGACCCTGACCCGCAACAGCCAGCCCGCAACCCCAGCCGCGCCGCGCCTGCGGCCCGGGCTGGCCTGGCGCTGTTCGCCACTGGCCGTTGTCGGCGTCATCGTCGCCGCGATCGGCGCCGCCTCGTTCCGGATGGTGGGGCCTATCTACGGCACCGAAGTTGGGTTGGAGCTGAACCAGGTCGCCTTTTTCCTTGCGGCCTTCGTGCTGGGCGGCGCACTGGCGCAATACCCGGTGGGCTGGCTTGCGGACAAATATGACCGCCGCTGGGTGCTGATCTGGCTGTCGGCAGCCGCCATTATGTCTTGCGGCCTGACGATCCTCATATCGGGTCAAAGCACCGAGGCCACCATGATGATGGCAGGGCTGTTTGGCTTCACCGCCTTCCCGGTGTTCTCGGTCTCATCGGCCCATGCCAATGACTTTGCCACATCAGACGAGCGGGTCGAACTCTCTGCCGCACTGATGTTCTTTTACGCGCTCGGCGCCATCGCTGCGCCTTATGTATCCTCCGCACTGATCAGCGGCTACGGACCCAAGGCGCTGTTTGCCTTTATCGCAGTTGGCCATTTTGGGCTGATCCTGTTCGGCCTGTCGCGCATGCGCTCGCGCCCGACCCCGGACGAACGCACCAACTACGTCTACGCCCCGCGCACTTCCTTTACCATCGGACGGTTGATGAAAGGCTCGCGCGAGAAACGCTAG
- a CDS encoding helix-turn-helix domain-containing protein — translation MDTKIDKRVRAQQFRERLNRALGERGMSQSALARQTGVDRSTISQLLTDDGARLPNAHVVGSCASALGVSADWLLSLSDRPESAAELLASSMSVTEAPRALVDERIFEWHREAAGYKIRHVPAALPDLLKTRALLEWEYAPHLGRTADQAIGASEDRLSLMRQAQSDYEIAMPLYELESFANACGYYEGLPLDIRLEQLDHFERLCTQLYPRLRIYLFDAKRLFASPVTIFGPLLCVFYAGSHYMAFRDRERIETFTNHFDQLIREADLTARQLPERLRAWKTGIRD, via the coding sequence ATGGATACCAAAATTGACAAACGGGTTCGAGCGCAGCAATTCCGCGAACGCCTGAACCGGGCACTTGGTGAACGCGGGATGAGCCAAAGCGCCCTGGCCCGCCAGACCGGCGTGGACCGGTCCACCATTTCGCAGCTGCTCACCGATGACGGCGCCCGGCTGCCGAATGCGCATGTGGTGGGGTCCTGCGCCTCGGCGCTTGGCGTATCGGCGGATTGGCTGCTGAGCCTGTCGGACCGCCCCGAAAGCGCGGCAGAGCTGCTGGCCTCCAGCATGTCCGTCACCGAGGCCCCACGCGCCCTGGTGGATGAAAGGATTTTCGAATGGCATCGGGAGGCAGCGGGTTACAAGATCCGCCATGTGCCGGCCGCCCTGCCCGATCTGCTGAAAACCCGCGCCCTGCTGGAATGGGAATATGCGCCGCACCTGGGCCGCACTGCCGATCAGGCCATCGGCGCCTCCGAAGACCGCCTGTCCCTGATGCGGCAAGCCCAATCCGACTATGAAATCGCGATGCCGCTGTACGAGTTGGAAAGCTTTGCCAATGCCTGCGGCTATTACGAAGGTCTGCCGCTGGACATCCGGCTTGAGCAGCTGGATCATTTCGAGCGGCTCTGCACTCAACTCTACCCGCGACTGCGGATCTATCTCTTTGATGCAAAACGCCTGTTCGCATCGCCTGTGACCATTTTCGGGCCGCTGCTCTGCGTGTTTTATGCCGGAAGCCACTACATGGCATTCCGCGACCGCGAACGGATCGAGACCTTCACCAACCATTTCGACCAACTGATCCGCGAGGCGGATCTGACCGCCCGTCAGCTGCCCGAACGGCTGCGGGCCTGGAAAACCGGTATCCGCGATTAG
- a CDS encoding rhodanese-like domain-containing protein — translation MPQNITKGIKALLAEANAMVDTMSVEDAKEKAQDESYVFVDLRDIRELQRSGMIPGAFSCPRGMLEFWIDPDSPYHKPIFNQDKTYVFYCASAWRSALSARAAMEMGLSPVMHLEGGFTKWAEEGGAVVPRES, via the coding sequence ATGCCACAGAACATCACCAAAGGCATCAAGGCCTTGCTTGCCGAAGCCAACGCCATGGTTGACACCATGTCCGTGGAGGACGCCAAAGAGAAAGCCCAGGACGAGTCTTACGTCTTTGTCGATCTGCGCGATATTCGTGAGCTGCAGCGCTCGGGCATGATCCCCGGCGCGTTTTCCTGCCCGCGCGGCATGCTTGAATTCTGGATCGACCCGGACAGCCCCTATCACAAGCCCATCTTCAACCAGGACAAAACCTATGTGTTTTACTGCGCCAGTGCCTGGCGTTCGGCGCTGAGCGCACGCGCGGCGATGGAGATGGGCCTGTCCCCGGTCATGCATCTGGAAGGCGGATTTACCAAATGGGCCGAAGAGGGCGGCGCCGTCGTCCCCCGCGAGAGCTGA
- a CDS encoding carnitine 3-dehydrogenase — MKTAAIIGGGVIGGGWAARFLLNGWNVRVFDPDPEAERKITDVLDNARRSLPGLGNVALPAEGALTFHPTIAEAVAGASWVQESVPERLDLKQKVYGELQQHVARGAVIGSSTSGYKPSQLQEGFDNAAQIVVAHPFNPVYLMPLVEVVTTDANTPEVIDKAKAIIAEIGMYPLHLKKEIDAHVADRFLEAVWREALWLVKDGIATTEEIDNAIRYGFGIRWAQMGLFETYRVAGGEAGMKHFLAQFGPCLTWPWTKLMDVPEYNDELVDLIAGQSDAQSGKYSIRELERIRDDNLVGMMRALGNTNWGAGALQNTHDKAREGAMGLASTMQDVADLSQPVLTLNRTVPLDWTDYNGHMTESRYLDAFAQSTDRMMAIIGCDADYIASGGSFFTAETHIRHIDEVHAGHPIQVRTRVIMAEGKKMHLWHEMYEGERLLATGEHMLLHVDLKTRRSAPPAPHLAENLAKFAEAHAGLPTPDGLGRAIGAPR; from the coding sequence ATGAAAACAGCAGCAATCATTGGCGGCGGCGTGATCGGCGGCGGCTGGGCCGCCCGGTTCCTTCTGAACGGCTGGAACGTACGGGTCTTTGATCCCGACCCTGAGGCGGAGCGCAAGATCACGGATGTGCTGGATAACGCCCGTCGGTCCTTGCCGGGGCTTGGCAACGTGGCCCTGCCTGCCGAAGGTGCGCTGACCTTCCACCCCACCATTGCCGAGGCGGTTGCTGGCGCCAGCTGGGTGCAGGAAAGCGTGCCTGAGCGGCTGGACCTGAAGCAGAAGGTCTATGGCGAACTTCAGCAGCATGTGGCGCGGGGCGCGGTGATCGGCTCCTCCACCTCTGGCTACAAGCCTTCGCAATTGCAGGAGGGGTTTGACAATGCGGCGCAGATCGTGGTCGCGCATCCCTTTAACCCGGTCTACTTGATGCCGCTGGTCGAAGTGGTCACCACCGACGCCAATACGCCCGAGGTCATCGACAAAGCCAAGGCGATCATCGCCGAAATCGGTATGTACCCGCTGCACCTGAAAAAGGAAATCGACGCCCATGTGGCGGACCGCTTCCTGGAGGCGGTCTGGCGCGAGGCGCTGTGGCTGGTCAAGGACGGCATCGCCACCACCGAAGAGATCGACAATGCGATCCGCTATGGCTTTGGGATCCGCTGGGCACAGATGGGCCTGTTCGAGACCTATCGCGTTGCGGGTGGCGAAGCGGGCATGAAGCACTTCCTGGCCCAATTCGGCCCCTGCCTCACCTGGCCCTGGACCAAGTTGATGGATGTGCCGGAATACAACGACGAGCTGGTCGACCTGATCGCCGGTCAGTCCGATGCGCAATCGGGCAAATACTCGATCCGTGAGTTGGAGCGGATCCGCGACGACAACCTTGTCGGCATGATGCGGGCGCTGGGCAATACCAACTGGGGCGCGGGTGCGCTTCAGAACACCCATGATAAGGCGCGCGAAGGCGCCATGGGGTTGGCCAGCACCATGCAGGACGTCGCCGACCTGTCGCAGCCGGTTCTGACCCTGAACCGCACCGTTCCGTTGGATTGGACAGACTACAATGGTCACATGACCGAAAGCCGCTATCTGGACGCCTTTGCCCAGTCCACCGACCGAATGATGGCAATCATCGGCTGCGATGCCGACTATATCGCCTCGGGCGGCAGTTTCTTTACCGCCGAGACCCACATCCGCCACATCGACGAGGTGCATGCAGGCCATCCCATTCAGGTCAGGACGCGGGTGATCATGGCCGAAGGCAAGAAGATGCACCTGTGGCATGAAATGTACGAAGGTGAACGTCTGCTGGCGACCGGGGAACACATGCTGCTGCATGTGGATCTGAAAACCCGCCGTTCGGCGCCGCCCGCGCCGCATCTGGCAGAGAACCTTGCGAAGTTCGCCGAGGCGCATGCCGGGCTGCCAACCCCCGACGGGCTGGGCCGTGCCATCGGCGCGCCGCGCTAG
- a CDS encoding DUF2061 domain-containing protein, whose amino-acid sequence METRRRSVVKAVIWNVIGLTVMTVVGMLATGSATVGGAMALVNTGLGFVTYLIYERIWAGIAWGRAHV is encoded by the coding sequence ATGGAAACGCGCAGACGTTCTGTCGTGAAAGCGGTGATCTGGAATGTGATTGGCCTGACCGTGATGACGGTTGTGGGCATGCTTGCAACCGGATCGGCGACGGTCGGCGGGGCGATGGCCCTGGTGAACACGGGGCTGGGGTTCGTCACCTACCTGATCTATGAGCGGATCTGGGCCGGGATCGCCTGGGGGCGGGCGCATGTCTGA
- a CDS encoding aldo/keto reductase, with the protein MKMNPLGRTGMTVSELCLGTMTFGTQTSEADAHTQIDMALAAGVNLVDTAEMYPVNPVSKETVGHSEAIIGNWNEKTGRRSDYILATKHSGEGLAVVRDGEAISSKTIAPTIEGSLKRLKTDYIDLYQFHWPNRGSYMFRKNWSYDPSGQNREETLANMLDCLEALQAQVDKGNIRAFGLSNESAWGTAQWLRLSEEKGYPRVASIQNEYSLLCRMYDTDLAELSVNEDVGLMAFSPLGTGLLTGKYQGGAVPEGSRKTLNPELGGRHSPRVYAAVDAYLEIAKRHGLDPVHMALAWCRTRPFMASAIFGATTVAQLEHALQSVDVTLDAQVLEEIDAAHRAHPMPY; encoded by the coding sequence ATGAAAATGAACCCTCTGGGCCGCACCGGAATGACGGTATCCGAGCTGTGCCTTGGCACCATGACCTTTGGCACCCAGACCAGCGAGGCTGACGCACATACTCAGATCGACATGGCGCTGGCGGCGGGCGTGAACTTGGTCGACACCGCCGAAATGTACCCGGTGAACCCGGTCAGCAAGGAAACCGTCGGCCACAGTGAAGCGATCATCGGCAACTGGAATGAAAAGACCGGACGCCGCAGTGATTACATCCTGGCCACCAAACACTCGGGCGAGGGGCTTGCCGTGGTGCGCGACGGAGAGGCGATCTCGTCAAAGACCATCGCGCCGACCATCGAAGGCTCGCTGAAGCGGCTGAAGACCGATTACATTGATCTCTACCAATTCCACTGGCCCAACCGGGGCAGCTATATGTTCCGCAAGAACTGGAGCTATGATCCCTCGGGCCAGAACCGGGAGGAAACCCTCGCCAATATGCTGGATTGCCTGGAGGCGCTGCAGGCGCAGGTGGACAAGGGCAATATTCGCGCCTTTGGTCTTTCCAACGAAAGCGCCTGGGGCACAGCCCAATGGCTGCGCCTGTCCGAGGAAAAGGGCTATCCGCGCGTGGCTTCGATCCAGAACGAATATTCGCTCCTGTGCAGGATGTATGATACGGATCTGGCGGAACTCAGCGTCAACGAAGACGTGGGGCTGATGGCGTTTTCGCCGCTGGGAACCGGACTTCTGACCGGGAAATACCAGGGCGGTGCGGTGCCAGAAGGATCACGCAAGACGCTGAACCCAGAGCTGGGCGGGCGCCACTCGCCGCGGGTCTACGCCGCCGTTGATGCCTATCTGGAGATCGCAAAGCGCCACGGGCTGGATCCGGTACATATGGCGCTGGCCTGGTGCCGCACGCGGCCCTTCATGGCCTCGGCCATCTTCGGGGCGACCACCGTTGCGCAGCTGGAGCATGCCCTGCAATCAGTCGATGTGACGCTGGATGCGCAGGTGCTGGAGGAGATCGACGCGGCCCACCGGGCCCACCCGATGCCTTACTGA
- a CDS encoding ImuA family protein — MSIHPIPPQLPTGLASGSTSGQRQRKASVILLGDIALQRGRAHEACGSARYSFALWLAGAMAGPVLWISPPRDAAELNPDGMVDFADPSRFLWVTAPRPEDVLWTMEEALRSGATPLVIAALPAPPAITPVRRLHMAAAAGGPLAMDGNAPLALLLTPGAGGAQGIESRWTMRPAHQYRNRIWQLDRLRARALPPRSWQLTQRAPGSPLTETVAPDTSAPSPGQDQGQSRGTPPMEEAGKQIKKVS, encoded by the coding sequence ATGTCGATTCACCCCATCCCTCCACAGCTGCCTACCGGACTAGCCTCTGGTTCCACCTCTGGCCAACGACAGCGAAAGGCCAGCGTCATCCTGCTCGGGGATATCGCCCTGCAGCGCGGTCGAGCGCATGAAGCCTGTGGTAGCGCCCGGTACAGTTTCGCGCTTTGGCTGGCCGGGGCGATGGCCGGGCCAGTGCTGTGGATCTCTCCGCCCCGGGACGCCGCAGAACTGAACCCCGACGGCATGGTGGATTTTGCGGATCCGTCCCGGTTTCTCTGGGTGACAGCCCCCCGACCCGAAGATGTTCTCTGGACCATGGAGGAAGCCCTGCGTAGCGGCGCCACCCCGCTTGTCATCGCGGCCCTGCCCGCCCCCCCGGCCATCACCCCGGTCCGGCGCCTGCATATGGCAGCTGCGGCGGGCGGGCCTCTGGCGATGGACGGAAACGCGCCGCTGGCGCTGCTGCTGACGCCCGGCGCGGGTGGCGCCCAGGGCATCGAAAGCCGCTGGACCATGCGCCCCGCGCATCAGTACCGCAATCGTATCTGGCAGTTGGACCGGCTGCGCGCCCGCGCCCTGCCCCCGCGCAGCTGGCAGCTGACACAACGGGCTCCGGGCAGCCCTTTGACGGAAACTGTCGCCCCTGACACGTCCGCTCCCTCCCCCGGACAGGACCAAGGCCAGAGCCGAGGCACGCCCCCAATGGAAGAAGCCGGGAAGCAAATCAAAAAAGTTAGCTGA
- a CDS encoding rhodanese-like domain-containing protein — MTFPLKKSYKELIAEADSVVKHVTLDEAQALLSQARSQFVDLRDIRELYRTGVIPGAFSCPRGMLEFWIDKESPYHKEVFDEEKLFVFYCDNGWRSALAAKAALEMGLPEVRHLEGGLDAWMESGGALCPVKW; from the coding sequence ATGACATTTCCACTGAAGAAAAGTTACAAGGAACTCATCGCCGAAGCGGACAGCGTGGTGAAACACGTGACGCTCGATGAAGCCCAGGCGCTCCTAAGCCAGGCACGCTCCCAATTCGTGGATCTGCGCGACATTCGCGAACTTTACCGCACCGGCGTGATCCCCGGCGCGTTTTCCTGCCCGCGTGGCATGCTGGAATTCTGGATCGACAAGGAAAGCCCCTACCACAAGGAGGTCTTTGACGAAGAAAAGCTGTTTGTCTTTTACTGCGACAATGGCTGGCGATCGGCTTTGGCTGCCAAGGCTGCGTTGGAAATGGGCCTTCCCGAGGTCCGGCATCTGGAGGGCGGCTTGGACGCTTGGATGGAAAGCGGCGGCGCCTTGTGTCCGGTTAAATGGTAA
- a CDS encoding 3-keto-5-aminohexanoate cleavage protein: protein MPLTMNRDVFITCAVTGSGGSQDRSPHVPRSPKQIADSAIAAAKAGAAVVHCHVRDPETGTPSRDLGLYREVTDRIRDSDTDVVLNLTAGMGGDITFGDVENPLPVKDAGTDMIGATERMAHVAECLPEICTLDCGTMNFAEADYVMTNTPGMLRAMGQMMTDLGVKPEIEAFDTGHLWFAKELVKEGILDSPALVQLCMGVPWGAPNDLNTFMAMVNNVPDDWDWSAFSLGRDQMAYVAASVLAGGNVRVGLEDNLWLEKGVLAENWQLVERAGTIIENMGARVIGPEEVRKQLGLTKRAPVAK, encoded by the coding sequence ATGCCTCTGACCATGAACCGCGACGTCTTTATCACCTGTGCCGTGACCGGCTCTGGCGGTAGCCAGGACCGCAGCCCGCACGTGCCGCGCTCGCCCAAACAGATCGCCGACAGCGCCATCGCAGCAGCCAAGGCCGGCGCGGCCGTGGTCCACTGCCACGTGCGCGATCCGGAAACCGGCACCCCGAGCCGCGATCTGGGTCTTTACCGCGAAGTTACCGACCGCATCCGCGACAGCGACACCGATGTGGTGCTGAACCTGACGGCCGGTATGGGCGGCGACATTACCTTTGGCGACGTGGAAAACCCGCTGCCGGTCAAGGACGCGGGCACCGATATGATCGGCGCCACCGAACGCATGGCGCATGTGGCCGAATGCCTGCCGGAAATCTGCACTCTCGATTGCGGCACAATGAACTTTGCTGAAGCCGACTACGTGATGACCAACACCCCCGGCATGCTGCGCGCCATGGGTCAGATGATGACCGATCTGGGCGTGAAGCCCGAGATCGAAGCCTTTGACACCGGCCACCTGTGGTTCGCCAAGGAACTGGTGAAAGAGGGCATTTTGGACAGCCCGGCTCTGGTGCAGCTGTGCATGGGGGTTCCCTGGGGCGCGCCGAACGACCTCAACACCTTCATGGCGATGGTGAATAACGTGCCGGACGACTGGGACTGGTCTGCGTTTTCGCTGGGGCGTGATCAGATGGCCTATGTGGCGGCCTCGGTTCTGGCGGGCGGCAATGTACGCGTGGGGCTTGAGGATAACCTCTGGCTGGAAAAGGGCGTGTTGGCCGAGAACTGGCAGCTGGTGGAACGCGCAGGCACCATCATCGAGAACATGGGCGCCCGGGTGATCGGCCCCGAGGAGGTCCGCAAGCAACTGGGTTTGACCAAACGGGCGCCGGTGGCGAAGTGA
- a CDS encoding SDR family oxidoreductase has translation MRVLITAGASGIGRAMGEAFDAAGAEVWVTDLDPAALEALPDRWHCHAANAASEPEMRAVFDKIADAGGLDVLCANAGIAGPTALVEDIDLEDWRSCVSVNLEGAFLAAKHATPLMKSAGRGAIVLTSSTAGIYGYPNRAPYSAAKWAVIGLMKTLAMELGPFGIRANAICPGAVEGPRMEGVLEREAALKGMSRDAVYEGYASGTSMRSWVTAADVANMAVFLGSDAARLVSGQVIAVDGHTENPDPKV, from the coding sequence ATGCGGGTTCTGATCACCGCCGGCGCCTCGGGTATTGGCCGCGCCATGGGCGAGGCCTTTGATGCCGCCGGGGCCGAGGTATGGGTCACCGATCTCGACCCCGCAGCGCTGGAAGCGCTGCCGGATCGCTGGCACTGCCACGCGGCGAATGCCGCGTCCGAGCCGGAGATGCGGGCGGTCTTCGACAAGATCGCCGACGCTGGTGGGCTCGATGTGCTCTGCGCCAATGCAGGCATCGCCGGGCCGACCGCGCTGGTCGAGGATATCGACCTTGAGGACTGGCGCTCTTGTGTCAGCGTCAATCTCGAAGGCGCTTTTCTTGCCGCCAAACATGCCACGCCGCTGATGAAATCGGCGGGGCGGGGGGCGATCGTGCTGACCTCCTCGACGGCGGGGATCTATGGCTATCCGAACCGGGCGCCCTATTCGGCGGCGAAATGGGCGGTGATTGGCCTGATGAAGACCCTCGCGATGGAACTGGGGCCTTTTGGCATCCGCGCCAATGCGATCTGCCCCGGCGCGGTGGAAGGACCGCGCATGGAGGGGGTGCTGGAGCGGGAAGCGGCGCTGAAGGGCATGAGCCGGGACGCTGTGTATGAGGGATATGCTTCGGGCACCTCGATGCGGTCCTGGGTGACAGCCGCGGATGTGGCCAATATGGCGGTCTTCCTTGGCTCTGACGCGGCGCGGCTGGTGTCGGGGCAGGTGATCGCGGTGGATGGTCATACCGAAAACCCGGACCCGAAGGTCTGA